Proteins from one Candidatus Methanomethylicota archaeon genomic window:
- a CDS encoding type I-A CRISPR-associated protein Cas5: MTVGFIVDLEFTWGFQCRVAGLSKTSPSFYYPPPTVILGGIAESIARKYNIGENDGKKLIPMLSRNLLAIGIKPLNCIPITYQALSRIIAVREAGGVRYPTPEPKYILKSFDAPARGHTLLSTVEDDAPQMKLFAVFKGDEIKFGEKGFKLSENDFWRIHRLGSKESLVSVLDVVKVDDSTLNKTRNATIETTYSFPIGGDFDVKIVGRPKGLWVEEEYIDPFKVEGYDERENPIVNYMFGKKLIKFKVPLRSVGDFMEKPTCKLEIRGNIVAYEYKGEVVIGYG, from the coding sequence TTAGAATTTACATGGGGCTTTCAATGTAGAGTTGCAGGCTTATCTAAAACTTCACCATCCTTTTATTATCCACCTCCAACAGTGATACTTGGAGGGATAGCTGAGAGCATAGCTAGAAAATATAATATTGGAGAGAATGATGGTAAAAAGCTAATTCCAATGTTGAGCAGAAATCTATTAGCAATAGGTATAAAACCATTGAACTGCATTCCAATAACGTATCAAGCTTTAAGTAGGATAATAGCTGTAAGGGAAGCTGGAGGGGTGAGGTATCCAACTCCAGAACCAAAATATATTCTTAAATCGTTTGATGCTCCAGCTAGAGGGCATACCCTTCTATCAACGGTGGAAGATGATGCTCCCCAAATGAAATTATTTGCGGTATTTAAGGGTGATGAAATAAAATTTGGCGAGAAAGGGTTTAAGTTATCTGAAAATGATTTCTGGAGAATTCATAGATTAGGGTCTAAGGAGAGCTTAGTTTCAGTACTGGATGTTGTGAAAGTTGATGATAGTACGTTAAATAAAACAAGAAATGCAACTATAGAAACCACTTACAGTTTTCCGATAGGCGGCGATTTCGATGTGAAAATTGTGGGAAGACCTAAAGGTTTGTGGGTGGAAGAGGAATATATAGACCCATTTAAAGTTGAAGGATATGATGAAAGGGAAAATCCAATAGTGAATTACATGTTTGGTAAAAAGTTAATTAAATTTAAAGTGCCATTGAGGAGCGTTGGAGATTTTATGGAGAAACCTACATGTAAACTGGAAATCCGGGGAAATATTGTAGCTTATGAGTATAAGGGGGAGGTGGTCATAGGCTATGGTTAA